The genomic region GCTTCTGTCTCCTGTTCCGTCTTCTCGGAAGCCTGTTTTTTTAAGACTTCTCCTTCTTCTTTCGCCTGCAAAAGATCTGCTTCTGCCTGTTTCTTTGCATTTGCTACAGCCTGCTCTTTTATCTCTTTTGCCTCTCTGGCAGCTTTTTCAAGGATCTCGGTACACGTTGCATCTGCTTTTCTTATGATCTCATCCGCTTCATTCTCCGTTTCCTTGATGGTCTTAATGGTTTCTTCTACCATTCATCTACCACCTCTCCTTCAAAAAAATACAAAATCTAATTTAAATTATAATCTTATTTCTGCAATTTTACCATACATTTATTACATTTGTTGTAAATTGTATGTCACTTTGATACATTTTTATCATTTTGTCGTTTTATATTTGTGCACTTATTAATAAGTAGAAACGCCTGCCAGCGCCTCCTGTATTTTTTCATATACCTGGTATGAAAATAAGGATATCATCTCATTTTCTCAACGAAAACGGACAATATCCTTATTTTGTCTAAATAATATGGAATTTATACAGATTGGATTCCTTTTCTTACCAGTGTAATTCGTGAAGATGCCCCTCCAGATTCATACCTGCAAATCCGTTCTGTCTGAGTGCTTCGTAAAGCACGATCGCAACCGAGTTGCCGAGGTTCAGCGAACGGATGTCGCCTACCATCGGGATACGCACGCAGTCTTCTTTATGCTCTACCAGAATCTCTTCCGGGATTCCGGCACTTTCTTTTCCGAACATGATGTAGCAGTCCGGTTCATAGTTCACTTCTGTATATACCTTCGGTGCTTTTGTCGTTGCCATGTAGATCTTGGCTCCCGGGTTCTTTTCCAGGAAATCATTGTAATCAATATAGGTTCTGACATCCAGATGCTCCCAGTAGTCCATGCCGGCACGCTTTAAGTTCTTTTCATTCAAGCGGAAGCCGAGTGGCTCGATCAGGTGTAATCTGGTGTTGGTGGCTACGCAGGTTCTTCCGATATTGCCTGTGTTTGCCGGGATTTCTGGTTCGTGTAATACGATGTTTAACATGTTGTGGTCCTCCGTTTTTCTATTCTTTTTCAAATAAAAATTCTATATAGCTGTATATTTCCGAAAAGTCAATCTGACATTTTCCAGCAAATATCTTCACCGGCACCTGGTCTTCAAAACCATAGATGGCCGGTAATTCATTATGTTCCAAGTCATATACTACAACTTTTTTCTTATCCGGGTCAACCATCCAGTATTCTCTGACTCTTGCAGTAATATATTTTTTTAGTTTTAAGCCCATATCTTTTTTTCTTGTAGATGGTGACAATATCTCAATTACCATATCCGGAGCTCCGTAGACATGGCTTTGAAGTATCTTCTCTCTATCGCAGCATATCACGACATCCGGCTGTATCATCGTCCTGTCATCTTCATCCAGCTGTACGCTGACCGGTGACGGCAGTACCATACATAATCCTTTGTTCTGCCTAATGTACTCTCTTAATTTGATACTGATCTCAAACTTTTCCAGATATCACCTTCATGATCTGTGCCATCTCCATAGATGCGATAAGCCGATACGCTTTCTTTCATCATACCAGGATATGGATTAGAAACAGATCCTTTCATATCTTCTGTACCGTTCCCAATGGTACACCGGAACGATCTGATATCTGTTCGCAGCTGAAACCTAATTCTGTTTTCTTCTTTTTCATCTCTTCTACAGTCATAGGATCATCTCCTTCTTCCGAACGCATAACAATCTATATTTCTAATATTGTTTTCCATATTCTTCTAATAATCTGATATACTTCTCTCCACCTGCACTGCCGCGATCGCACCATCTGCTACCGCAGTCACTACCTGGCGCAGGCTCTTGACTCTTACATCTCCGGCCGCATACACGCCCGGTACGTTGGTATGCATATCCTCATCCGTCTTAATGTATCCCTTGTCATCCGTCTCTACTTTATCTGCAAACACGCCGGTATTCGGGATCATACCGATGAATCCAAACAGTCCGAACAGTCCGTCTTTCGGATCAGCTTCTATCTTCGTAAACTCCCCGGTCTTTATATTCTTCACGGTCATCGTCTGGAGCAGTCCGTCGCCGCTCACTTCTTCCACTACCGAATCCCACAGGAATGCAATCTTCGGATTGGCAAATGCTTTTTCCTGAATAGACTTCGCCGCACGCAGCTCGTCCCTTCTGTGAATGATCGTAACTTTTCTGGCGAATTTTGTAAGGTACAGCGCTTCTTCCACCGCTGCATCCCCGCCGCCCGCTACATAGACTTCCAGGTCGGTAAAGAAGTTCGCATCACAGGTCGCACAGTAAGAGATTCCGCGTCCCTTGTACTCCTGCTCACCTTTGCATCCGATCGGTCTTGCGTATGCACCGGTTGCGATGATGATATTTTTTGCCTGATACGTATCTTTTTCGCCTGTCAGGACTTTGATCTCTCCGTTCAGTTCTACATCTGTAATTGTATCACGGACATGTTCTGCTCCGAACTGCTCTGTCTGTTCGTACATTCTGCGTACAAGAGAAACGCCTGTCTCTCCTTCTACGATCTGTCCCGGATAGTTTTCTATTTCGTCTGTGTTGATAATCTGGCCGCCGGCCTGTCCTTTTTCGATGATCAGGGTGTCCAATCTGCTTCTGCCTGCGTATAAGCCTGCGCTTAATCCCGCCGGACCGGCGCCAAGGATGATTACGTCATATATGTGATCCATGTGTGTCCTCTCTTTCTTTTCGTATGTATTTTTAAAATTATTGATCGTATGATTCTATCTTATTTTACATGATTTTAGCTGTTGGCATACCAACAAATTACAATTAAAAATTCCCTTTTTATTTTTATATTACTTGCTAAAGATATATTTCT from Dorea longicatena harbors:
- a CDS encoding tRNA (cytidine(34)-2'-O)-methyltransferase, whose protein sequence is MLNIVLHEPEIPANTGNIGRTCVATNTRLHLIEPLGFRLNEKNLKRAGMDYWEHLDVRTYIDYNDFLEKNPGAKIYMATTKAPKVYTEVNYEPDCYIMFGKESAGIPEEILVEHKEDCVRIPMVGDIRSLNLGNSVAIVLYEALRQNGFAGMNLEGHLHELHW
- a CDS encoding Uma2 family endonuclease, whose translation is MVLPSPVSVQLDEDDRTMIQPDVVICCDREKILQSHVYGAPDMVIEILSPSTRKKDMGLKLKKYITARVREYWMVDPDKKKVVVYDLEHNELPAIYGFEDQVPVKIFAGKCQIDFSEIYSYIEFLFEKE
- the trxB gene encoding thioredoxin-disulfide reductase, producing MDHIYDVIILGAGPAGLSAGLYAGRSRLDTLIIEKGQAGGQIINTDEIENYPGQIVEGETGVSLVRRMYEQTEQFGAEHVRDTITDVELNGEIKVLTGEKDTYQAKNIIIATGAYARPIGCKGEQEYKGRGISYCATCDANFFTDLEVYVAGGGDAAVEEALYLTKFARKVTIIHRRDELRAAKSIQEKAFANPKIAFLWDSVVEEVSGDGLLQTMTVKNIKTGEFTKIEADPKDGLFGLFGFIGMIPNTGVFADKVETDDKGYIKTDEDMHTNVPGVYAAGDVRVKSLRQVVTAVADGAIAAVQVERSISDY